The Tripterygium wilfordii isolate XIE 37 chromosome 18, ASM1340144v1, whole genome shotgun sequence nucleotide sequence cttcgtcttcttagATCTaagatgtaatatgagattTGATATCATACtcagagatgtactgagtttagaTTTGAGATCATATAGTTATAATGTTACAGTTTCAAtattactgttttgaaaatgtaacattatacaatcaaataatttggCTTACTTTCTTAATCCTTTAtgttttgaaactgtaaaaatatacaatcaaaatattaacATTATATGATGTAGATGGATTTTTTAATGTCTATGTTAcagtttgaaacagtaacattgcaCGAACAAAATGGGCCAACTTCAGGTCTTCCTTTTCGATGACCATTTTGAACAAAATATAGCTAGGCATTGTGCATCTCAGTGAAGGAGTCTAACGACGGTGGTAGTGTTATGAATTGTCGCCGAAATCGTTTGGATTTGAGaccttttctttcatgttattgtttaaaacagtaacatagacATAAAAAGTCACTACCCTCTCTATATATTAGTTCATGATAcagtttgaaatagtaacattatgCGAACAAAATGGGTCAACTTCGGGTCTTCCATTCCGGTGGCCCTTTTGGATGGAATATGACTGGACATTGTGCATTTTAGTGAGGGGGTGTCCAACGACAGTGATGGTGTAGCGAACCGTCATCGAAATCATTTTGATTTGAgaatttttctttcatgttattgtttgaaatagtaacatgaaCTGATATATAGCAATGGTAGTTATGTAATTGACATTTTCATGGGTACTTatgtgtccatgtgttttttgagTGGACCTAGATATCCAAAAATCTTCTTAGGGGTACCGGCTTGGAATTTCCCCAAACTAATATTAAGTGTGAGTGCTACAATGGTAGAATATTTTCAAGCACTCCATAACACAAATTATCAactattttctctccttcttgcctcactttctctctcttgagtACACATGGAAATTTTATTGGTTTATGTGGGTCCAAATTTTGGCTCTTAGTAGACTCTTGATATGTCAAGAGCTCACTAAAATTAGAGTTCATCTCAAGTGTACGTTTGTACCCCATTGTAGGCATCAAGCAAATGTTTCAAGTGCTTGAAAAACAAGATATTAAGCCTTCATTGTGGATGCTTTGATGACCGTAGTCTTATACGTCACATATGTttacttacaaaaaaaatcatcatatatgtaaatattaaACTTATactttaattagttgacaaatgTAACAAAAAAAAGTGACTTTGGTGTGTTGGTTAGTCCATTACTCTACCATCTAGAAGTCTCAAGTTTGAATCCTAAGATGtgtagtttaattatttaattttcaaaGAGGTTGAATCGGGGAGGGGATGGGGACCCACAGGGGGTGGTGGGGACGGGGCGTAAATTTCACCCCGACATACGGGTACGGGGCGACCATGATCCGCCGTCATCCTGCCCCTTTGCCATCCCtacgagtgagttatgactaTCGAACACACTGATAACAGAATTAGTTCTTATTTATAAACTTTGAAATCTGTGGGTATTCGATCTTCATTTCGATCGCCACAAAAATCATCTCAATCGAAACTCAAATGAGTGTGAGTTATGATTCATAAACTTTGAGCCTCGATTTGACCCTAAAATGTTTCGAATCTCCATATGCATATTAGACACTAATCTATGGGTATTCGATCATGATTTCAATTGCTACAAAAATCATCTCAATCGAAACTCAAACGAGTGTGAGTTATGACTGTTCAACCACATTGACGACGAACACACTGCTGTTAAAAACACATCTTCGATGCACAAAATTTAAGCCTCGATCTGACTTTTAAATGTTCGAATctagaaaaatatattagataCAATTATGTGGGTCTTCGAATCTTCTTTCCAACGTCGAAAAAAGCGTCTCAATTAGAGTGCAAACATGTGAGTTATGGTTGTCCAAACATACTAACGTCAGACAAATATGtgattgttgaaatttagaagtataacaaCGATTGAGGGTAGTATGGTCTATAAAAAGgaagttttaaatattttgtctttaatggaataaatttttttcacttatgggttgaaaaaaattagagtggACCTATTGGAATACAAATTTGATTTGAAGGACCTATTGCTAATTTAATAGAACTACATATCCTAACAAATATTGCTCCAAAAGCATCCTAGTCTATTTGGCATTGACACATCACCATGTGACATAGAGCGTAaatcttttgttattttttgggaCAAAATTACCCTTATTTCTTGGTCTAATTTTTTCCCTACAGATGCTACATCATGTGATGACATCACTGTCTTTTACGATTTCTTTTcttgaatgaaaattgaaaacgttttatctctcaaaatacatgttagatttataaaaaattacttATTCGGAATCAATATGTAAAACTCTTcccaacaagatccattgtcgatatgttttaattacattatttttgaaaacaaatgtaattacactattttcattatcaGACTATAATTACATCGTTTTTGAATTACACATACTTATTGCATTGTTTTCAATTGTCACATAttgttcttaattacattaGTTTTTACATAATACAGAGTGTAATTGCCGTATTTTTTGCATTACACATACTGTAAGtacttattacattgttttccatTAACACAAAATTGCCAAGCATGCTGCAGGCCTAAGTTCTAGGTTAAGGGGCTGCAAAATAAAGTAGGAGAATAAGAGATATTCCAAGGGTCAAGTCACGATCCAGTGCTTTGCAAGGGTCAAATTAGTTGCTATTATGTCTCAAGTCTGAATGCACAACCCCTCACTCTCCactaaatcaaattaattaatcaatcacaacacaaGAACAAGACAAAATAGATAGTGAACTGGTTTTGACATTCGATTTTGTGTGTTCGAATAAGAAAACTAGTGTTGTGTCTTTTGGAGGAGACGACGGTAGTTTAGATGGTGACATCACCGGATTAGGAGATGGGAGTCATGGGAGAGAGGGGTTGACACCTACGGAGAAGTTTCTGGAAaaggtatttcatatttgtgctTTCGGTAAAATagaaataagagagaaaatatatatttttttaattcatgcTATGCTATGTAGGCATGTTGAGTCACCCTCCCATCTATACTGGGATGCTACTGGGACATTTAGATTTTTCGTTCCTAATTAACCCTGGAAAAATATGGTCTAGATTCTATGTTTCCTTTGACTGCGTCATGGTTTCGTAAACAGTAGACAAGACTTGTTTACTTGTCGCTTACTCTCTggatttttattatttcttgtCAATTACTCTTTTGACTTGAACTATTTCTTAGTTAAATCTTGTGAACCTCAAGTTTTTATTTTAGCCAAATTGGGTTTCTCCAAACCTCAACCACTATTAAATTAGTGGGTTTTGAGGATCTTCACCGCCGCTCAACACAAATAACAGAATTGTTTACCAAACACAGAGGCGAGGGGGATACCTGCTTGTTCTTAGGGTTTATTGACCCAAAATTTCTACCAAGTCTCTtagatttttctcttcttttgttctATCAGTTGTTTACGGGTCAATCTTACTGTTAATGGACGACACAGATAATATAGAAATGGCAGAATCTGAGAAAGAGAGAATCCATGAaacagaggaggaggaggagaaaggcGAAGAGGATGGGAACattcattttcttccttttcttcgaGACCTTAACCTCCTAATTACTTTGCTGTCCTTAATCAGCGAAGACACTTGTTCAACATCACAGGAGGAAGAACAGAGGAAAGTGACTGCAGATGATATACCAAGAATTCACAACAAGAGTCATATTAGTAGGCATCAAGAATTACAGCAACCGCAACGAAAACCGCGTTTCCAGACAACTATAAAGGATTTCAGGTGCCCTTCACCATCTATGTTTAATGTCTTTTCTTTCCTATTTTGTATTAGAAGATTAGTTTCTGGGTAAACAAGAATTTGAtagaagcatatatatatactctatcCATTTTGGTTTCAGGCATGGCAAAAGAATGTAaaaggaggagcttttccttttctttttccctttccctttGTTTGGGAAGTTGAAGACTTGAAGTTGAGAGACAGAGATTCGAACCATGAGCATGACATTGTTCTCTGTGATTTTAACCACTTGGGATAGGGGATAATACTTGAGTCTTCCAAAAGTGACCGCAAAATACTCttatttaatatggagtgttggatgtgaaatgaGTCCTACatgtatatttttaattaatgactattttaatgtcatataaATTTAGAGATCTTTTGGGGTCACAAAATATGGGGATGCGACATTCTCCTGGGATAGGGAATccgtttcttttttgtttctttatacCATTCCTACCCTTTAACATTTTCTTCATATTATCGCAATAAGTTTGAGTCTTGATTTACTGCTATCCATGCTTATGAAAGACAAACAAGATGAAGAGAATTGCCAAATTCCCACATTAAGCTTCATGTTGGATTTGggcttttattttgtatttgtaAAATGTTACCAAATAAGATATTCCACGTATgatgccacatagattttttgttttgagtttgTTCAGATGGGATATCATAAAAGATTTTTTTCGTCACCATAACTTTTTAAAGGATGAACAAAATACATTTTCATAGTTGAGACACGAGACATgaaattggaaggaaaaaaagagagtttaatgatgaaaatgaaaccaTTGGTATAGTTGATagacaaaaaattatatttaaccaaaataaaaatgatttaaAGTCATTAGAGGGTGCATTTGACGCCCtaaacttcaaaactttgacaATAAACCTTacatcttaaaccctaaacataaaaaagaataatGCAATCCACCATTTATAGTATGCATGTACGAACATCGATAGCATAAGTTCATCCAGCAGCACCTACATATCCAGCTGCAGCTAAAATTGCATTGCTGGTCGCATACGGACCATTGTTTCTTGGACTGCATAAAATATTTGTAGGTAGAATGTGGTACTACATATGAATACAAACACAAACCCTGGGCGATATTTAGATAAGGACGCATGGATGAATATACTAATAACTATGCATATATACAGTTTGTGCTGTCTATAATTCTCCTATGAGGTTTTAAAATGATATCCTAACTTTTAATGTTCAAAACCTTCTTGAAAAAAATCGAAATAATATATTTGTATCTTGATCGGTGTTACgaacccaaaaaaatattttttttgttccaaaaaaaatcaaatttaacaaaaaaagtcCATGATAATTATGGATCGttgaatataaaacaaaaaatatttcacagttgcatttgatttttgttttaaacaaaaaatatatcgttaggttcgtaaaaccgatcaacacacatatatatcaaactaaaaaatataCTATTGATGcgcttgtgtgtatatatatgagatGCATATTGCAAGCAGacaggaaaaagaagaaagaaaaaaacaaacatgccATTATGCATATTGCGTTATTAACGTACATACAGATGTTTACACGTGATTTAATATaaaactgtatatatatatatatacacagaagtGTACGCCTTACATGGGATAGAACCAACGTGAACTTGCCAAAGCATCCAATAATACTTCCAAAAGTTGTTCCAACTAACAACCGGATTGCATAAAGCCTTATAATATCATACTTTGTGTTTATAAATTATCATGCACCAAACGTTGAGTAGCATACACATCCCTATCCATAGCTTCTATGCAGTCATTGTCCATATCCATGGTTAATATAATCCTTAGCAAAGCAGGACCTAAGTTACAGTCTACATGGTTTAAATTCATGACTACAAGAGTTGCAGGAAAAACGAAGTGGGGATGAGAATCATATACAAGGTTAATGCCGGCATTAATCTCCTAGCAAACATAacagacacagagagagagagagagggggggggagTACAAATTCTCAGAAGACGGCCCAGTGCATTTCTTGCATTATTCCATTAACATGCTTATTAAAACAGCTTATGAGTGATGAGATGAAATCAGGGGAAACGTACATATGAAACCGGGAAAAGCAACATATAGAACACAGGCTTAAAAATGCCTCTAGATTCAGGTAAAAAATGAATAGTACCCAGTTACCTTCTCTCTATATGCTTGCCTACAAAAATAGCACACTTGTTCAATAAATACGATCGAACACCCATCTTCAGTCTGATATTTTGATTTCAACTCCTAAAATGTCTTTTACCATCTCGTAGGTCACAAATGCAAGTGCTATCGATGGGACAACCTGCAAAAGTAGCAGAAGAATCACACAATGTCCTCCGGACAAGAAATTTGtatagaggaaaagaaaacagtATGTATTTCTATTTGACACTATACTGACACACTCATAGAGAAGCAGAAAAAAGGGACAATCTCAAGCAACAAGGGAGAAGCTGATGATCAACTGATTcaccattctttttttttttttggcatacAAAACCAATCAACAATGACCTTATTCAGTTCAATTAAAGTTAAGGTCCTCCTTAAACTACTATAAATCCCAAAAACTGGCTTTAGGAGGAGTCCAACACACCAACTACTGAACAGGTGAACCCTGGAATGAatgcaaaaatttaaaaagaccTTCCACTCTATACAGTTCTGTATTTGAAGACATCCATATCAATGGACCAATGATTGCTGGCCCATCAACTTAGTTGGACAAACTAACCCAAAAAATCACAAATCCCAGGTTAACAGTACCAATAGTCAAATACAAAATAACTGGGGCCAAAGTCTGCAACTCAGGAGCCAAATTCTTTAGGGCAGCTAGAACCATGATTGAACTTCAAAAGAATTTAGGCTACGGTTTATCAGGAAAATTATAAGAGGATCAAGTAAAGCAAACCATCCAACCAGCTCCATCTctaatatagaaaaataatgAACCAATTGTTTGCCAGCCACACAAAGATGCATCACAATTTACAAAACGAGCATTTGGAGTTCAATCAACTATGGAGGCTAAGACTTGCATCAAGtatagttaagtaagcttagttattacttattaccCAATACTTAGTTTGGCTGGGTAAAGGACACTACGCACCTTCACAGAATTAGGTACCAAACCCTTGTACAATGCCCCGAAGCCCTCATGCCGAACAGTTTTCCTGAATGCATCAATCATGCCATTATATTCAAGTCGAGCTTTGCTCCTCCCTTCACCTGTGACAATGGATGCAGCATCTTTCCATCCCACCATCTGCATTCTTCGGCGAATCACATCAAGAGGGTAGGCAACAGTTTGGCCAAAAGTTCCGGCAGCAGCTCCACATGCAAGCCTTGTTACTACACTTAATTCCGAATCTCCAGCAAGTCCATTAGCTTTTACTAACCAATCTTTTAGAGATTCATACACAGCAAAGTTGAGACCCACATAAGGAAtctg carries:
- the LOC119984608 gene encoding uncharacterized protein LOC119984608, with the translated sequence MDDTDNIEMAESEKERIHETEEEEEKGEEDGNIHFLPFLRDLNLLITLLSLISEDTCSTSQEEEQRKVTADDIPRIHNKSHISRHQELQQPQRKPRFQTTIKDFRHGKRM